One Cicer arietinum cultivar CDC Frontier isolate Library 1 chromosome 8, Cicar.CDCFrontier_v2.0, whole genome shotgun sequence DNA segment encodes these proteins:
- the LOC101501766 gene encoding uncharacterized protein, whose protein sequence is MENLDSTEFKVNELLKEVQVHYSPHFSKFVDDTVSAIKSSIDKIPDDYKVTAKLAPSFVKDIGADKVDFKFKKPSFFKIGGSYSTQCLARPELSVDLIIRLPKECFHEKDYLNYRYHAKRCLYLCLVKKYLEKSSSISRVEWSTLQNEVRKPLLIVYPAAKLVDVDGFFVRIIPSATSIFSISKLNLKRNNIHNLNNGSSVQATPKYNSSILEDMFLEDTEIISKFFLGWKELREALVLLKVWARQRSSIYVHDCLNGFLLSIILAHLASRQQLSKSMKAIEIIRITFNFIASSETWSRGLYFPKEGQGNITKEERVQLKGSFPVVICHPSGAFNLAFRMSRNGFTQLQDEAALTLKCMEKCRDGGFEAVFMTKIDYAVKYDYCMRINFKGNKNLYASGFCLDDECWRLYEEKIHVILAKGLNDRAKFIRVIWRNAECQWSVNDGLSILDKEPLFIGVSVSNLEKAFRMVDIGPNAESKDEALEFRKFWGEKAELRRFKDSRIAESTVWECQKWERHLILKKIAEHVLSRHLSFSKENIVVAVDQLDFSLAHGAADPISHSGSLIEAFDVLSKRLRLIEDLPLKVSSVQPLDSAFRFTSVFPPEPHLLANEKVESLRLNKLVPSCIQPLDIMIQLEGSGNWPMDEIAIEKVKSSFLIQIGESLQKKWGMTCTATEDDVDVLMSGYAFRLKILHERALSLLQEIGNDQQTRVHSADKKLFIRSQHASMINGLQSRYPIYGPVVRLAKRWAASHLFSACLVEEAIELLVAYLFLNPLPFDVPCSRITGLLRFLQLLSNYDWTFSPLVVDINNDLSQSDAKEINDNFLLRRKGQGENGQNIGPVMFLATAYDKASEAWTGLSPSALELKRLAAYARSSANLLMKLSFQEEIGPYRWECLLRTPLNNYDAIIVLHKEKLAYPQRLLFSSEVDHGTQIAKGHASKCFQPFLLPKDLKGRPEELKKKLLVDFDPSRCFIRDLEKEFSTTFQLWHDSLGGDAIGLTWGKSCSSKKRKQEEVVEEGYDPRKVLKAVGEVGKGFVRSIYFLKPPRVTN, encoded by the exons ATGGAGAATCTCGATTCAACAGAGTTTAAGGTTAATGAACTATTGAAGGAAGTTCAAGTTCATTATTCACCTCACTTTTCTAAGTTCGTCGATGACACAGTCTCCGCCATTAAATCATCCATCGACAAAATTCCCGATGACTATAAG GTAACTGCCAAATTGGCACCGAGTTTTGTCAAGGACATTGGTGCTGATAAAGTGGATTTCAAGTTTAAGAAACCATCGTTTTTTAAAATTGGTGGTAGTTACTCTACACAGTGTCTTGCTAGACCTGAATTAAGTGTGGATCTTATTATAAGGTTACCAAAG GAGTGTTTCCATGAGAAGGATTATTTGAACTATAGGTACCATGCAAAGAGGTGTCTTTATCTCTGCTTGGTGAAAAAGTATTTGGAGAAATCTTCTTCTATTAGTAGGGTTGAATGGTCTACCCTGCAGAACGAAGTTCGAAAGCCTTTACTGATTGTGTATCCGG CTGCTAAGCTTGTTGACGTTGATGGTTTTTTTGTGAGAATTATTCCATCGGCTACATCTATCTTTAGCATATCAAAGTTAAACCTGAAGCGCAATAACATTCATAATTTGAATAATG GGAGTTCTGTTCAAGCTACACCTAAGTATAATTCTAGTATTTTGGAAGACATGTTTTTAGAGGATACGGAAATCATCAGCAAATTTTTTCTTGGATGGAAGGAATTAAGAGAAGCTTTAGTCCTACTTAAG GTATGGGCTCGACAGAGAAGTTCTATATACGTTCATGATTGCCTGAATGGATTTTTGCTATCCATCATACTGGCACATCTTGCTTCTAGACAACAACTTAGCAAGTCAATGAAGGCAATTGAAATAATTCGCATTACCTTCAACTTCATTG CCTCTTCGGAGACATGGAGCCGAGGTCTCTACTTTCCAAAGGAAGGCCAGGGAAATATTACTAAAGAG GAAAGGGTGCAACTAAAAGGGTCGTTTCCAGTTGTGATATGTCATCCATCAGGGGCGTTCAATTTGGCTTTTCGAATGTCTCGGAATGGTTTTACTCAG CTTCAAGACGAAGCTGCTTTGACACTTAAATGCATGGAAAAGTGTAGAGATGGTGGATTTGAGGCAGTTTTTATGACTAAGATTGACTATGCGGTTAAATATGATTATTGTATGAG AATAAACTTCAAGGGAAACAAGAACCTATATGCATCTGGATTTTGTTTGGATGATGAGTGTTGGAGATTGTATGAGGAGAAAATACATGTTATTTTAGCTAAAGGATTGAATGATAGAGCAAAATTCATTCGAGTTATATGGAGAAATGCAGAATGCCAGTGGAGCGTGAATGAT GGCTTGTCAATACTTGATAAAGAGCCCTTGTTCATAGGAGTTTCAGTCAGTAATTTGGAGAAAGCATTTAGGATGGTCGATATTGGTCCAAATGCTGAAAGCAAAGACGAG GCTCTTGAATTTAGAAAGTTTTGGGGAGAAAAAGCAGAGCTTAGACGATTTAAAGACAGTAGAATTGCAGAAAGCACAG TATGGGAATGCCAGAAATGGGAAAGGCAtctgattttgaaaaaaattgccGAGCATGTGCTTAGTCGGCATCTTTCTTTCTCCAAGGAAAATATTGTAGTAGCTGTGGATCAACTTGATTTCTCTTTGGCTCACGGTGCTGCAG ATCCTATATCACACTCTGGAAGTTTGATTGAGGCATTTGATGTTCTATCAAAGCGTTTGCGTCTTATTGAAGACCTCCCTTTGAAGGTGTCTAGTGTACAGCCTTTAGACTCTG CATTCAGGTTTACATCAGTCTTCCCTCCTGAACCTCATCTTCTAGCTAATGAAAAAGTTGAATCTCTCAGACTGAATAAGTTGGTTCCATCATGCATCCAACCACTAGACATTATGATTCAG CTGGAAGGTTCTGGGAACTGGCCAATGGATGAAATTGCAATTGAAAAAGTAAAATCTAGTTTCCTTATTCAAATTGGAGAAAG TCTTCAAAAGAAGTGGGGGATGACATGCACTGCTACTGAGGATGATGTGGATGTGTTGATGTCAGGATATGCATTTCGTCTTAAAATTTTGCATGAGAGGGCCCTTAGTTTACTCCAAGAAA TTGGGAATGATCAACAAACTCGGGTACATTCTGCAGACAAGAAACTTTTTATTCGTAGTCAACATGCTAGCATGATCAATGGACTACAAAGTCGTTACCCAATTTATGGGCCAGTAGTTAg ACTAGCAAAACGTTGGGCTGCTTCACATCTATTTTCCGCTTGTTTGGTAGAGGAAGCCATTGAGTTACTGGTTGCATATCTCTTTCTTAATCCTTTGCCATTTGATGTTCCCTGCTCGCGGATCACCGGGCTCTTAAG GTTTCTGCAGTTGCTCTCAAACTATGATTGGACTTTTTCTCCATTGGTTGTTGACATAAATAATGACTTGAGTCAAAGTGATGCAAAAGAAATAAAT GATAATTTTTTGCTAAGAAGAAAAGGACAAGGAGAGAATGGACAAAATATAGGGCCAGTGATGTTCTTGGCTACAGCTTATGATAAAGCATCGGAGGCTTGGACTGGATTATCACCTAGTGCTCTG GAACTTAAAAGGTTAGCGGCTTATGCCCGAAGCAGTGCAaatttgttgatgaaactctCATTTCAGGAGGAGATTGGTCCCTATAGATGGGAG TGCCTTTTACGAACGCCCTTAAACAATTACGATGCAATCATTGTTCTCCACAAGGAAAAACTTGCATATCCTCAAAGGCTTCTCTTCTCATCAGAAGTTGATCACG GAACACAAATTGCTAAAGGACATGCTAGCAAGTGCTTCCAACCCTTTTTGTTGCCTAAAGATTTGAAGGGTAGGCCAGAGGAACTTAAAAAGAAGTTGCTGGTAGACTTCGATCCATCGAGGTGCTTTATCAGAGATTTAGAG AAAGAGTTCTCCACCACATTCCAGTTATGGCATGATTCTCTAGGAGGTGACGCCATCGGCCTAACGTGGGGGAAATCATGTTCTTCCAAG AAGCGGAAGCAAGAGGAAGTTGTTGAGGAAGGATATGACCCTCGCAAGGTGCTAAAAGCCGTTGGTGAAGTAGGAAAAGGGTTTGTGAGGAGTATATATTTTCTCAAGCCACCAAGGGTCACAAACTAA
- the LOC101502091 gene encoding uncharacterized protein, with translation MDLAALMDSTEFKVSELLKEVKVDYSPHFSKFVDDTVSAIKSSIDTIPEDYKVTAKLAPSFVKDIGADKVDFKFKKPSFFNIGGSYSTQCLARPELNVDLIIRLPKECFHEKDYLNYRYHAKRCLYLCLVKKYLEKSSSISRVEWSTLQNEVRKPLLIVYPAAKLVDVDGFFVRIIPSATSIFSISKLNLKRNNIHNLNNGSSVQATPKYNSSILEDMFLEDTEIISKFFLGWKELREALVLLKVWARQRSSIYVHDCLNGFLLSIILAHLASRQQLSKSMKAIEIIRITFNFIASSETWSRGLYFPKEGQGNITKEERVQLKGSFPVVICHPSGAFNLAFRMSRNGFTQLQDEAALTLKCMEKCRDGGFEAVFMTKIDYAVKYDYCMRINFKGNKNLYASGFCLDDECWRLYEEKIHVILAKGLNDRAKFIRVIWRNAECQWSVNDGLSILDKEPLFIGVSVSNLEKAFRMVDIGPNAESKDEALEFRKFWGEKAELRRFKDSRIAESTVWECQKWERHLILKKIAEHVLCRHLSFSKENIVVVVDQLDFSLAHGAADPISHSGSLIEAFDVLSKRLRLIEDLPLKVSSVQPLDSAFRFTSVFPPEPHLLANEKVESLRLNKLVPSCIQPLDIMIQLEGSGNWPMDEIAIEKVKSSFLIQIGESLQKKWGMTCTATEDDVDVLMSGYAFRLKILHERALSLLQEIGNDQQTRVHSADKKLFIRSQHASMINGLQSRYPIYGPVVRLAKRWAASHLFSACLVEEAIELLVAYLFLNPLPFDAPCSRITGLLRFLQLLSNYDWTFSPLVVDINNDLSQSDAKEINDNFLLRRKVEGENGQNIGPVMFLATAYDKASEAWTGLSPNALELKRLAAYARSSANLLMKLAFQEEIGPYRWECLLRTPLNNYDAIIVLHKENLAYPQRLLFSSEVDHGTQVAKGHASKCFQPFLLPKDLKGRPEELKKKLLVDFDPSRCFIRDLEKEFSTTFQLWHDSLGGDAIGLTWGKSCSSKKRKQEEVVEEGYDPRKVLKAVGEVGKGFVRSIYFLKPPRVTN, from the exons ATGGACCTCGCAGCTCTCATGGATTCAACAGAGTTTAAGGTCAGTGAACTATTGAAGGAAGTTAAGGTTGATTACTCACCTCACTTTTCTAAGTTCGTGGATGACACCGTCTCCGCCATTAAATCATCCATCGATACAATACCCGAGGACTATAAG gtaaCTGCCAAATTGGCACCTAGTTTTGTCAAAGACATTGGTGCTGATAAAGTGGATTTCAAGTTTAAGAAACCATCGTTTTTTAATATCGGTGGTAGTTACTCTACACAGTGTCTTGCTAGGCCTGAATTAAATGTGGATCTTATTATAAGGTTACCAAAG GAGTGTTTCCATGAGAAGGATTATTTGAACTATAGGTACCATGCAAAGAGGTGTCTTTATCTCTGCTTGGTGAAAAAGTATTTGGAGAAATCTTCTTCTATTAGTAGGGTTGAATGGTCTACCCTGCAGAACGAAGTTCGAAAGCCTTTACTGATTGTGTATCCGG CTGCTAAGCTTGTTGACGTTGATGGTTTTTTTGTGAGAATTATTCCATCGGCTACATCTATCTTTAGCATATCAAAGTTAAACCTGAAGCGCAATAACATTCATAATTTGAATAATG GGAGTTCTGTTCAAGCTACACCTAAGTATAATTCTAGTATTTTGGAAGACATGTTTTTAGAGGATACGGAAATCATCAGCAAATTTTTTCTTGGATGGAAGGAATTAAGAGAAGCTTTAGTCCTACTTAAg GTATGGGCTCGACAGAGAAGTTCTATATACGTTCATGATTGCCTGAATGGATTTTTGCTATCCATCATACTGGCACATCTTGCTTCTAGACAACAACTTAGCAAGTCAATGAAGGCAATTGAAATAATTCGCATTACCTTCAACTTCATTG CCTCTTCGGAGACGTGGAGCCGAGGTCTCTACTTTCCAAAGGAAGGCCAGGGAAATATTACTAAAGAG GAAAGGGTGCAACTAAAAGGGTCGTTTCCAGTTGTGATATGTCATCCATCAGGGGCGTTCAATTTGGCTTTTCGAATGTCTCGGAATGGTTTTACTCAG CTTCAAGACGAAGCTGCTTTGACACTTAAATGCATGGAAAAGTGTAGAGATGGTGGATTTGAGGCAGTTTTTATGACTAAGATTGACTATGCGGTTAAATATGATTATTGTATGAG AATAAACTTCAAGGGAAACAAGAACCTATATGCATCTGGATTTTGTTTGGATGATGAGTGTTGGAGATTGTATGAGGAGAAAATACATGTTATTTTAGCTAAAGGATTGAATGATAGAGCAAAATTCATTCGAGTTATATGGAGAAATGCAGAATGCCAGTGGAGCGTGAATGAT GGCTTGTCAATACTCGATAAAGAGCCCTTGTTCATAGGAGTTTCAGTCAGTAATTTGGAGAAAGCATTTAGGATGGTCGATATTGGTCCAAATGCTGAAAGCAAAGACGAG GCTCTTGAATTTAGAAAGTTTTGGGGAGAAAAAGCAGAGCTTAGACGATTTAAAGACAGTAGAATTGCAGAAAGCACAG TATGGGAATGCCAGAAATGGGAAAGGCAtctgattttgaaaaaaattgccGAGCATGTGCTTTGTCGGCATCTTTCTTTCTCCAAGGAAAATATTGTAGTAGTTGTGGATCAACTTGATTTCTCTTTGGCACACGGTGCTGCAG ATCCTATATCACACTCTGGAAGTTTGATTGAGGCATTTGATGTTCTATCAAAGCGTTTGCGTCTTATTGAAGACCTCCCTTTGAAGGTGTCTAGTGTACAGCCTTTAGACTCTG CATTCAGGTTTACATCAGTCTTCCCTCCTGAACCTCATCTTCTAGCTAATGAAAAAGTTGAATCTCTCAGACTGAATAAGTTGGTTCCATCATGCATCCAACCACTAGACATTATGATTCAG CTGGAAGGTTCTGGGAACTGGCCAATGGATGAAATTGCAATTGAAAAAGTAAAATCTAGTTTCCTTATTCAAATTGGAGAAAG TCTTCAAAAGAAGTGGGGGATGACATGCACTGCTACTGAGGATGATGTGGATGTGTTGATGTCAGGATATGCATTTCGTCTTAAAATTTTGCATGAGAGGGCCCTTAGTTTACTCCAAGAAA TTGGGAATGATCAACAAACTCGGGTACATTCTGCAGACAAGAAACTTTTTATTCGTAGTCAACATGCTAGCATGATCAATGGACTACAAAGTCGTTACCCAATTTATGGGCCAGTAGTTAg ATTAGCAAAACGTTGGGCTGCTTCACATCTATTTTCCGCTTGTTTGGTAGAGGAAGCCATTGAGTTACTGGTTGCATATCTCTTTCTTAATCCTTTGCCATTTGATGCTCCCTGCTCGCGGATCACTGGGCTCTTAAG GTTTCTGCAGTTGCTCTCAAACTATGATTGGACTTTTTCTCCATTGGTTGTTGACATAAATAATGACTTGAGTCAAAGTGATGCAAAAGAAATAAAT gataactttttgctaagaAGAAAAGTCGAGGGCGAGAATGGACAAAATATTGGGCCAGTGATGTTCTTGGCTACTGCTTATGATAAAGCATCGGAGGCTTGGACTGGATTATCACCTAATGCTCTG GAACTTAAAAGGTTAGCGGCTTATGCCCGAAGCAGTGCAaatttgttgatgaaactcGCATTTCAGGAGGAGATTGGTCCCTATAGATGGGAG TGCCTTTTACGAACGCCCTTAAACAATTACGATGCAATCATTGTTCTCCACAAGGAAAATCTTGCATATCCTCAAAGGCTTCTCTTCTCATCAGAAGTTGATCACG GAACACAAGTTGCTAAAGGACATGCTAGCAAGTGCTTCCAACCCTTTTTGTTGCCTAAAGATCTGAAGGGTAGGCCAGAGGAACTTAAAAAGAAGTTGCTGGTAGACTTCGATCCATCGAGGTGCTTTATCAGAGATTTAGAG AAAGAGTTCTCCACCACATTCCAGTTATGGCATGATTCTCTAGGAGGTGACGCCATCGGCCTAACATGGGGGAAATCATGTTCTTCCAAG AAGCGGAAGCAAGAGGAAGTTGTTGAGGAAGGATATGACCCTCGCAAGGTGCTAAAAGCCGTTGGTGAAGTCGGAAAAGGGTTTGTGAGGAGTATATATTTTCTCAAGCCACCAAGGGTCACAAACTAA
- the LOC101502415 gene encoding GATA transcription factor 18 yields MMHRSCSASSTHQMGHCTCGMFHGQNNSFSMLFSKPYDESDTYNCFNPSSSSSVVDCTLSLGTPSTRFTEDEEKRNRHEQRRSVKNFCWDLLQPKHNNVQSQTKITRGTTNIVNNNNNDSLLARRCANCDTTSTPLWRNGPRGPKSLCNACGIRFKKEERRASAAAVTPTAVSGGVMESAPIYNHHNNSWYVHPQNQKMQCFSPAMSNEFRFVDETDRESDNGIPFLSWRLNVTDRTSFVHDFTR; encoded by the exons ATGATGCATCGTTCTTGCAGTGCTTCTTCTACTCATCAGATGGGACACTGCACATGTGGTATGTTTCATGGACAAAACAATTCCTTCTCAATGTTATTCTCAAAACCTTACGATGAATCAGACACGTATAATTGTTTcaatccttcttcttcttcttctgttgTTGACTGTACTCTCTCTCTTGGAACTCCGTCCACTCGTTTCACTGAAGATGAAGAGAAACGAAACCGACATGAACAACGTCGCTCTGTTAAAAACTTCTGTTGGGATTTACTACAACCTAAACATAACAATGTTCAATCTCAAACCAAAATCACACGAGGAACCACCAATATTgttaataacaacaacaatgatTCTCTTCTTGCTCGTCGTTGTGCAAACTGTGACACCACTTCCACACCCCTTTGGAGGAATGGCCCTCGAGGCCCTAAG TCACTGTGCAATGCGTGTGGGATTAGATTCAAGAAGGAAGAAAGAAGAGCAAGTGCCGCCGCCGTCACACCAACCGCGGTGTCCGGCGGCGTAATGGAATCGGCTCCGATATATAACCACCACAACAATTCATGGTACGTACACCCACAGAATCAAAAAATGCAGTGCTTCTCTCCGGCAATGAGTAACGAATTCCGTTTCGTTGATGAAACCGATCGTGAATCTGATAATGGCATTCCCTTTCTCTCTTGGAGACTCAACGTCACTGATAGAACCAGCTTTGTTCATGACTTTACTcgatga